A genomic segment from Odocoileus virginianus isolate 20LAN1187 ecotype Illinois unplaced genomic scaffold, Ovbor_1.2 Unplaced_Contig_19, whole genome shotgun sequence encodes:
- the FOXF2 gene encoding forkhead box protein F2, with protein sequence MTSEGGPPPPPPRPPPAPLRRARSPGPGALQAALMSPPPAAAAAALEAASSSSSSSSAASSASAAPNACKSAGGGAGAGGGGAKKASAGLRRPEKPPYSYIALIVMAIQSSPTKRLTLSEIYQFLQSRFPFFRGSYQGWKNSVRHNLSLNECFIKLPKGLGRPGKGHYWTIDPASEFMFEEGSFRRRPRGFRRKCQALKPMYHRVVSGLGFGASLLPQGFDFQAPPSAPLGCHGQGGYGGLDMMPAGYDAGAGAPGHAHHHHHHHVPHMSPNPGSTYMASCPVPAGPGAVGAAGGGGGGGGDYGPDSSSSPVPSSPAVASAIECHSPYTSPAAHWSSPGASPYLKQPPALTPGSTAAAPAGLHSSMSSYSLEQSYLHQNAREDLPVGLPRYQHHSTPVCDRKDFVLNFNGISSFHPSASGPYYHHHHHQSVCQDIKPCVM encoded by the exons ATGACCTCCGAGGGcgggccgccgccgcccccgccgcgccCGCCGCCGGCCCCGCTCCGCCGCGCCCGCAGCCCGGGCCCCGGCGCGCTGCAGGCCGCCCTGATgagcccgccgcccgccgccgccgccgccgccctggAGGCCGCCTCCTCGTCCTCGTCCTCGTCCTCGGCCGCCTCCTCGGCCAGCGCGGCCCCGAACGCCTGCAAGAgcgcgggcggcggcgcgggcgcgGGTGGCGGCGGCGCCAAGAAGGCGAGCGCGGGGCTGCGGCGCCCGGAGAAGCCGCCCTACTCGTACATCGCGCTCATCGTCATGGCCATCCAGAGCTCGCCCACCAAGCGCCTGACGCTCAGCGAGATCTACCAGTTCCTGCAGAGCCGCTTCCCCTTCTTCCGCGGCTCCTACCAGGGCTGGAAGAACTCCGTGCGCCACAACCTCTCGCTCAACGAGTGCTTCATCAAGCTGCCCAAGGGCCTCGGGCGGCCGGGCAAGGGCCACTACTGGACCATCGACCCGGCCAGCGAGTTCATGTTTGAGGAGGGCTCGTTCCGCCGCCGGCCGCGCGGCTTCAGGCGGAAGTGCCAGGCGCTCAAGCCCATGTACCACCGCGTGGTAAGTGGCCTGGGCTTCGGGGCCTCGCTGCTGCCGCAGGGCTTCGACTTCCAGGCGCCGCCGTCGGCGCCGCTCGGCTGCCACGGGCAGGGCGGCTATGGCGGCCTCGACATGATGCCGGCGGGCTACGACGCGGGCGCCGGCGCCCCGGGCCACgcgcaccaccaccaccaccaccacgtccCGCACATGTCGCCCAACCCGGGCTCCACCTACATGGCCAGCTGCCCGGTGCCCGCCGGGCCCGGGGCCGTCGGCGcggccgggggcggcggcggcggcggcggggactACGGCCcggacagcagcagcagccccgtGCCCTCGTCCCCGGCCGTGGCGAGCGCCATCGAGTGCCACTCGCCCTACACCAGCCCCGCGGCGCACTGGAGCTCGCCCGGCGCCTCGCCTTACCTCAAGCAGCCGCCCGCCCTGACGCCGGGCAGCACAGCCGCGGCCCCCGCCGGCCTGCATAGCAGCATGTCCTCCTACTCGCTGGAGCAGAGCTACCTGCACCAAAACGCCCGCGAGGACCTCCCAG TGGGGCTCCCTCGATACCAGCACCACTCCACGCCCGTGTGCGACAGGAAAGACTTCGTCCTCAACTTCAACGGCATCTCCTCCTTCCACCCCTCTGCCAGCGGCCcctactaccaccaccaccaccaccagagcgTCTGCCAGGACATTAAGCCCTGTGTCATGTGA